CCCTGTTCAGCTATCTCGGCAGTCAGGAATACTTTGGTTTTAAAGACAGCGTAAGTCGCATACAAAATGTGGGTGAATGGGTGTTGCCGTGGGAAGTATTCGAATATTTCATAGAAAATCAACCTTCAGCCACCACGGATCATGCAACCCACAGACGCTGGGCAGAAGTCATCACCGCTACGGAACGGTTGGGCGATGCCGACGACACCGAAATTCAATTATTAAAAACCATCGGCCTATTTAACATCATTGGCCGTCAAGCAGGATTTAAAGCCAGTAAAGAAATATTAACCCTGTGCTTTCCAAAATCGGTCGATGTAGAGCAATTGCTCAAAAACCTGCAAGCTAAATCCATTATCAACTATCGTAAATACAGCTTGGAATATAGGGTATGGGAAGGTAGTGACTTTGACCTGGATGCCGCCGTTATCGAAACAACACAGCAGCTTGGTCGCGTTAATTTGGCAGAGGCACTGACACACCGAAATCAGCTGATGCCGGTCGTCGCTCGCAAGTACTCAATCACTAGCGGCGTATTGCGCTATTTTCAACCCTTTTATGCGGATGCGACGACGCGGAACGATTTCTTCGAAAGCGTCGATCAGCCTAGGATCGTTCTCTTTTTGGCGGAAGGACAAGACGATCGCGACATGTTCAGCGAAAAAGTTAAGACTTACCCTGACTCACTCACGATCTACGTGCTATGCGATAACGCAGCGCAAATCAAACAGGTGGTTTCCGAAGCGATTGCGTTGGAAAAAATTCAGACCGAGCGCGCGGAATTGAAGTCAGACCCCGTTTCGCAACGAGAACTAAAAGATCGACTTCAAGCCGTGAAAAGCCTTGAACTCGATCTACTCAATTCGTATTTGGAACAACCGGAATCTTTTGAGTGGTATTGGGAAGGAAAACAGCCGCTCTTAAACAATAAAAAGGACTTGCAAACCTTACTTTCAAGGGTTTTGGAGACGGTTTTTAGTAAAGCGCCATTGATTAAGAACGAACTGATCAACCGCGACAAAACCTCGGGTCAAGCCAATGCCGCTAAAAACAAATTAGTCGAGGCGTTATTGTCTAACACCCATTTGGAAGACTTGGGATTCGATTCTAAAAAATACCCACCTGAAAAAACGATTTATCGTGCAGTATTCAAAGAGCCTGGCATTCATGTGTTACAAAATGGTGCTTGGCAATTCGTTAATCCAAGCCCGACTAATAAATATCGTTTTTATGGCGTATGGCAAGCGATCGATGAACAACTAAAAAAAAGTAAGTGTCCGCAGCCGCTTGTCGACATCTATCATCTGATAGAACAACCGCCTTATGGCGTGCAAAAGGGCGTGTCATCGCTGATCTTTATTGGTTTTTTTCTTGCTAACCAGCGTTCACTGGCTCTCTACGAAAGCGGCGTATTCTGTCCGCATGTAACCCAGGAACACTTGGAAATCTTATTAAAGCGCCCCGAATTGTTTTCTGTCGAAGCGTTCGACTTTAGCGGGATTCGCGCAGACTTGTTCAATCAATATTTAGAAAAATTGGTGGGTAAGTCGCCGGAAAATAGCACTTTGCTGGACATCGTTAAACCGTTGGCAAAATTCATCCATCAACTACCCGCATATACCCTAGCTACACGAGAATTGGACCCAAAAGCGTTGGCGGTACGCGATGCATTCCAAAGTACGCAAAGTCCGATGCAATTATTGTTTAAAGAATTACCGGAAGCTTGCGGATTTCTTGCCTTTACAGACGAGCAGCACTTTAATGGCAGTAATCCAAACGATTTTCTGAATGTGCTGGTCGAGTGCCTAAACATCCTTAATAAGGCCTACCAGAATTTATTGTCCCAGTTTAAACGCCAGCTCTGTCAGGCCTTTGAACTGGACGAACACGAAGAGATCAGCACACTAAGACATACGCTGAATCAACGTTATGCAGGTCTGGAAAAATACACCGTTGATGGACAAGGGTTAAAAGCCTTCGTTATAAGGCTGCAAAACGAAAAGGATACCGAGCAAGGTTGGTTGGAATCGGTTGCCGCATTTTTAGGCAGTGCTACGCCGGATAAATGGAAGCCAAACAATATCACTCAAGCCGATTATCGTCTCCGCGAATTCAGTGAACGTTTAAAGGAATTAGCAGTAGTACATGCCGAGCAGCAAAAAGCGGATGTTGGCAGCCAAGCGACTTTAATCCGCATCGTTAGCGAACAGGGCGAATATAGTGAAATTGCCTATATTACCGACAAGCTCAAACAACAAGCCGATGCCAAAATAGCGGAACTGAAACTAGCAAAAGCAGACAAAGCGTTAAAACAAGCTATTTTGGCAAGCTTGATGCGCGAATTAACCGAACACAATTAATCTAAGAGTAATTACTATGAGTGACGATAAACCCGTTAGACATTTATTAGGGTTATCAGGCGGCAAGGATAGTGCGGCATTAGCGATTTATATGCGGGATAAAGTGCCGGAAATGGAGTATTACTTTACTGATACTGGGGCCGAATTGCCTGAGACTTTAGAGTTTATCGATTTGATGGAAGATTATTTGGGCAAAGAAATCATTCGCCTAAATGGCGGGCGTCAGTTTGATTATTACCTCAAATTACACAATAACTATTTACCCTCCGCCCAACAACGCTGGTGCACGATAAATCTAAAGCTCAAACCTTTTGAAGACTTTGTTGGTGATGATGAGGTTAGAAGTTACGTTGGTATTCGAGCGGATGAGCCACAACGAGAAGGCTATATTTCTACTAAGCCAAACATCAAGGCAGTATTTCCTTTCAAGGAGGACGGTTTAGTAAAAGACGATATTATCAAATTGCTTGAAGATTCCGGCTTAGGGTTGCCTAAATATTATGAGTGGCGTAGCCGGTCTGGCTGTCATTTTTGTTTTTATCAGCGGAAAATAGAATGGATAGGTTTGTACGAAAATCATCCTGATTTATTTGAAGATGCAAAACGATATGAAAAGTATGATGAAAAAACAGGTAAACGCTATACCTGGTCGCAAGGTGAATCATTAGATGAATTGTTAGCTAGAAAAGATGAAATAAAGTCTAGGTTTGCTTTGGATAATAAGAATTCAAAGCAAAATAATTTAATGGATGCCATTCTCAAAGATAGTGAGGATGATGATAATGATAGCTGTTTAATCTGTATGTTGTAGTTGAGAGTTTTTACTGGTCTTAGGTATTATTTGCTATCCGATCTATAAAATTCAAACTCAAATTTGAATATTTTTAAGAAAAATAAACGGATTTTATGAATTTCGACAATTTAATTTCGCGTGCTGACGATGAACTGCTTCAAGACCTTTTAGGAAATAAGGTTCTCCGTTTAGCGGGTACTCTTGATCCACAACTTCTTTCACCACGTAAATTACGAGAGGTTTTAATTTCGCTGCATCCGCCAGTATATCTTTTCGTTGAAAAAGTGACACGAGATAAATTGTTGGAATTGCTGCGACCAAACGAGGCGGCAATGCTCACACAAGCGCTTGGCGTCACCGGTGATGATCCGTGGCACGAGCTCAGACGCTTGACTTTTCAGAATCAAGATAAGCTTCGAATACTTCTAGCGTTTTTTGAACTTACTCTGCCAGAGCCTGAGTCCGAAGAGTTGCCGCCGGCTAATCGCAACGTCCAAGCATCATATGCTCTGTTTAAACACCAAAGAGATGCTGTCGAGCGTGTAGCGTGCGAACTAAGTAAGGAGCCCTATCGTTGCTTGCTGCACATGCCTACAGGTTCGGGAAAAACGCGTACAGCAATGAATGCTATTGCCGATCACCTTCGCCATTCAAGGCAATCAGTAGTAGTCTGGTTAGCGCATAGCGAAGAACTATGCGAGCAAGCTGCAAGCGAATTTGAAAAAGCATGGTCACAGTTAGGAAATAGGGATATTACAGTTTTCCGGTTTTGGGGGGGATATGAGATTGACCCTGCCTCTATAAGGGATGGCGTTATATTCGCTGGATTACCGAAAATATACAGTCGAGCTAAGAAAAGCCTTAAATTTATTAGTACTCTTGGGGGCCGTACATCTCTTGTTGTAATGGATGAGGCACATCAGGCTATAGCGCCATCTTATCGGCTCATATTGGATGCCCTGGTACTACCATTTCCAAAAACAGCGTTACTTGGTTTAAGTGCCACTCCCGGACGTTCGTGGTCAGATATTACCGCCGATGAAGAACTTGCTGAATTTTTCGCAAGACGCAAAGTTATGCTTAGTGTCGAAAACTACAGCAACCCAGTCGATTTCTTAGTAGACGAAGGATATTTGGCAAAGGCTAACTTTCGATCATTGTTTTATAAAGGAGGTCTATCTCTTACTGATAATGATCTTCGACACATTCAGGAAGAATTGGAATTGCCGAAAAATGTTTTGGAAAAGTTAGCAGACGATGAAAAACGTAATCTTAGAATTCTGTTAGAAGTCGAAACGCTTGCGAAACAACATAGCCGAATAATTGTTTTTGCACTTTCTGTAGAGCATTCAGATCAACTTGCCGCTGTATTGCAAACTCGTGATTTGAAAGCGTATTCGATCACCGGAAAAACGCCATCGTCAGAACGGCGCCGATTGCTGGATGAATACAAGTCACCATCAAACGAGTGCATAGTGCTATTTAACTTTGGCGTGCTAACGACCGGATTTGATGCGCCTAGAACAAGTGCTGCCGTAATCGCACGACCAACTCAATCGTTAGTTCTCTATAGTCAAATGGTTGGACGGGCAATTCGCGGGCCTAAAGCAGGCGGTAATAAAACCGCAGAAATTGTAACTGTGATTGACGAAGGATTACCGGGTTTTCGCGATATTGCGGAAGCGTTTCATAATTGGGAAGATGTTTGGAGAGTATAGCAATGACTTTTTCTATCGTGCCACCGCATCTCGCGGTTAAGGCAATGCGTGATAACGGATATAAAAACGCCGCATACGCGTTAGCCGAATTAATGGACAATTCTATACAAGCTGGAGCCACAGTAGTCGAACTTTTGTGTGGTGAAATGGATTTTATGCTTGAGCAACGGAGAAGGTCTCGCGTCCATCAAATCGCGGTGTTAGATAATGGCACTGGTATGGACAGAGATGTTTTGCGTATGGCGTTACAGTTTGGCAACGGCACTCATCTAAATTCCGAGAATCAGAAAGGAATTGGACGATTTGGTATGGGATTGCCGGCTTCATCCATTTCACAGTGTAAACGAGTAGACGTATGGAGTTGGCAAAATGGTCACGATAATGCTCTATATAGCTACTTGGATATTGACAAAATTGCCTGCCGGGAAATGACAGAGGTTCCAGAGCCCGAGCCTGCAAAGATCCCGGAAGTATGGCAGAAGGTTAGCGAATCCTTAGGCTCTAGCGGTACATTAGTGGTTTGGTCTTCATTAGATAGACTTATGTGGAAAACAGCATCCGCTATAATCGATAACTCTGAGTTGGTTATCGGAAGGATGTATCGGAAGTTTCTAGAGAGCGGTCGAGTAAAAATCCGGATGACTGGGTTCGATTTTGACAATCCATTTATGGTAAGTGTCGACAAGTTTGCCTTACCCAATGATCCAAGCTATCTCATAGCGCAAACATCTTGTCCAGCCCCATTTGACCATAAACCCATGTTTGATAAATGGGGGGGCGAGGATTTTGAAGTAACACACGTTATCTCTTTCGAGGAAAAAGAACACGAGGTAAAAGTGCGTTATTCGGTTGCGAAAGAGGAAGCGAGACAGGGCGTCAACCCGGGAGCAAAACCACATGGCAAGCATGCCGCAAAAAATGTTGGCGTATCAGTTGTTCGCGCGGATAGAGAGCTCGAACTCGATCCCGCCTGGTCAAATCCCTCTGATCCACGAGATCGGTGGTGGGGGGTTGAAATAGACTTTTCTCCTTCGTTAGACCCATTGTTCGGAGTTACGAACAATAAGCAGCATGCCCATAACTTTGCAGAATTAGCGAAGCTGGATTTTGACGATTTTCTGAAAGGTGGACGGACGATAATCGAACTCAAGAATGAGCTTACGGCCGATGAAGATCCTCGTGCACCTATATTGGAACTAGGCCACCAAATTCAAAAAACATTAAGCGTATTACGTGCCTTGCTACGTGCACAAACAGCAAGTGAAGAAAGCGCAGCCAGAAAACGGCATAAGGATCCTTTGAAGAGTCCTGAAGCTCAAGCCACAGAAGTGACTCAAAAGCGTAAGGAAGACGGGTATTCTGGCCAAAGCGATAGTGACGAAAATTTACCTCCCGACGAACGGCGTGGAATTATAGAACAGACACTTATAGAAGAAGGGCTTCCACAATCCGTTGCACGGGATCTTGCGGCAACTACAGTTTCAAATGGGTTGAAATATGTATTCGCAGAAGCAGATCTTGAGACATCGGCTTTTTTCTCAGTAAAACAACGTGGTGGTTCTATCGTAATTACACTTAATACAAATCATCCTGCCTATCCATGTCTCGTGGAGGTGCTAGAAAAAGAAACAGATGATGACCAAGAAGAGACCATTGAAACCCGAGTTTCAAATGCTCTGAACGGGTTGAAACTTCTTTTGATGGCGTGGGCAAGATACGAAGATGAACAACCCGATGGAAATAGGCGAGTCCAAGCTCAAGAAACTCGCAGCGATTGGGGGCGGCTCGCTCGGCAGTTCCTAGAGAGAAATCCATAACCAAAATAAGAATTACTGTGGTTGAAATAGGTAACCGATTAATTGAGCGGCTTTCGCGTGCACAAAATCGCGTGATATTAGCCGCTCCTTTTATTAAAGCGAACGTGTTACAGCAACTGTTTGCATCAATACCAACAGATGTGGAGTTGATATGTATAACTCGCTGGAAACTTGAAGAGATAGTCGCGGGAGTTAGCGATCTTGACGTATGGAACCTTATTAAAGAGCGCCCGAACTCACATCTCTCTTTAATAAGTAATCTTCATGCAAAGTACTATCGTATTGATGACAGCTGTTTTGTGGGCTCCGCTAATTTAACAAAGGCTGCGCTTGGATGGTCGTCATCTCCAAATTTGGAATTTCTTGTAGAAATATCAACACAAAATAATGAAGCTAAAGCTTTTGAAGTTTGCTTATTAGAAAATTGTATTAGAGTTGATCAAAATTTATATGAAGAGATAGCTCAAAAACTTGAAAATATAAAAGACTGGCTTCCTCCATTCCTTTTTCTCGATGAAGAATACTTGGCTTCCCATGAATCTTATCAAAATATTCACAATCTTCCTATTTTAGATAAGTGGATTCCAAGTCTTAGAAATCCAGAAGATTTGTACCAAGTGTACGCTGGACAGGTTGACAAATTAACGACAATATCGCGAGAGTTTGCGTTACGTGACCTTGAAGCTTTTGTTATTAAGAAAGGCCTTCCCCGACCAATTTTTGAAGCCAATATTGCAATACAGTTATTAGAAAAACCAATTATTCGGAGTTTGGATTCTTACTTTGAAGCCCCTCGCCGTTTTGGGGAAGTAACGAATTATCTTCAATCG
Above is a window of Methylomonas koyamae DNA encoding:
- a CDS encoding DUF6079 family protein, producing MRDIVQVDTHYTRSINLERDAESSDVLRAYIPTSRAIQTLDKIAQTFNQKTMPRAWSLVGPYGSGKSSFAAFLAHLLENQERTNSVLAEEILQRHNPDVAEKFTACTHDSNAYCIVLLTGSPESLSKRFVQALYQAAVGYFAEIETEGTPSIVHDLEQATHRTKTTSEIVKLLKKLREAVSQVSGKGILIVIDELGKFLEYEARHQGSNDIFLLQALGELCVEGGDANILLVVLMHQAFEQYSKGLAEAQKQEWSKVQGRFENVPFLESTEQTLRVISAAFHSQLTPEVQQTIQEQATEIVCVLEKQNALLSGLSPDAAIDVLTKCYPLHPIATLLLPTLCQKVAQNERTLFSYLGSQEYFGFKDSVSRIQNVGEWVLPWEVFEYFIENQPSATTDHATHRRWAEVITATERLGDADDTEIQLLKTIGLFNIIGRQAGFKASKEILTLCFPKSVDVEQLLKNLQAKSIINYRKYSLEYRVWEGSDFDLDAAVIETTQQLGRVNLAEALTHRNQLMPVVARKYSITSGVLRYFQPFYADATTRNDFFESVDQPRIVLFLAEGQDDRDMFSEKVKTYPDSLTIYVLCDNAAQIKQVVSEAIALEKIQTERAELKSDPVSQRELKDRLQAVKSLELDLLNSYLEQPESFEWYWEGKQPLLNNKKDLQTLLSRVLETVFSKAPLIKNELINRDKTSGQANAAKNKLVEALLSNTHLEDLGFDSKKYPPEKTIYRAVFKEPGIHVLQNGAWQFVNPSPTNKYRFYGVWQAIDEQLKKSKCPQPLVDIYHLIEQPPYGVQKGVSSLIFIGFFLANQRSLALYESGVFCPHVTQEHLEILLKRPELFSVEAFDFSGIRADLFNQYLEKLVGKSPENSTLLDIVKPLAKFIHQLPAYTLATRELDPKALAVRDAFQSTQSPMQLLFKELPEACGFLAFTDEQHFNGSNPNDFLNVLVECLNILNKAYQNLLSQFKRQLCQAFELDEHEEISTLRHTLNQRYAGLEKYTVDGQGLKAFVIRLQNEKDTEQGWLESVAAFLGSATPDKWKPNNITQADYRLREFSERLKELAVVHAEQQKADVGSQATLIRIVSEQGEYSEIAYITDKLKQQADAKIAELKLAKADKALKQAILASLMRELTEHN
- a CDS encoding phosphoadenosine phosphosulfate reductase family protein; translation: MSDDKPVRHLLGLSGGKDSAALAIYMRDKVPEMEYYFTDTGAELPETLEFIDLMEDYLGKEIIRLNGGRQFDYYLKLHNNYLPSAQQRWCTINLKLKPFEDFVGDDEVRSYVGIRADEPQREGYISTKPNIKAVFPFKEDGLVKDDIIKLLEDSGLGLPKYYEWRSRSGCHFCFYQRKIEWIGLYENHPDLFEDAKRYEKYDEKTGKRYTWSQGESLDELLARKDEIKSRFALDNKNSKQNNLMDAILKDSEDDDNDSCLICML
- a CDS encoding DEAD/DEAH box helicase is translated as MNFDNLISRADDELLQDLLGNKVLRLAGTLDPQLLSPRKLREVLISLHPPVYLFVEKVTRDKLLELLRPNEAAMLTQALGVTGDDPWHELRRLTFQNQDKLRILLAFFELTLPEPESEELPPANRNVQASYALFKHQRDAVERVACELSKEPYRCLLHMPTGSGKTRTAMNAIADHLRHSRQSVVVWLAHSEELCEQAASEFEKAWSQLGNRDITVFRFWGGYEIDPASIRDGVIFAGLPKIYSRAKKSLKFISTLGGRTSLVVMDEAHQAIAPSYRLILDALVLPFPKTALLGLSATPGRSWSDITADEELAEFFARRKVMLSVENYSNPVDFLVDEGYLAKANFRSLFYKGGLSLTDNDLRHIQEELELPKNVLEKLADDEKRNLRILLEVETLAKQHSRIIVFALSVEHSDQLAAVLQTRDLKAYSITGKTPSSERRRLLDEYKSPSNECIVLFNFGVLTTGFDAPRTSAAVIARPTQSLVLYSQMVGRAIRGPKAGGNKTAEIVTVIDEGLPGFRDIAEAFHNWEDVWRV
- a CDS encoding ATP-binding protein gives rise to the protein MTFSIVPPHLAVKAMRDNGYKNAAYALAELMDNSIQAGATVVELLCGEMDFMLEQRRRSRVHQIAVLDNGTGMDRDVLRMALQFGNGTHLNSENQKGIGRFGMGLPASSISQCKRVDVWSWQNGHDNALYSYLDIDKIACREMTEVPEPEPAKIPEVWQKVSESLGSSGTLVVWSSLDRLMWKTASAIIDNSELVIGRMYRKFLESGRVKIRMTGFDFDNPFMVSVDKFALPNDPSYLIAQTSCPAPFDHKPMFDKWGGEDFEVTHVISFEEKEHEVKVRYSVAKEEARQGVNPGAKPHGKHAAKNVGVSVVRADRELELDPAWSNPSDPRDRWWGVEIDFSPSLDPLFGVTNNKQHAHNFAELAKLDFDDFLKGGRTIIELKNELTADEDPRAPILELGHQIQKTLSVLRALLRAQTASEESAARKRHKDPLKSPEAQATEVTQKRKEDGYSGQSDSDENLPPDERRGIIEQTLIEEGLPQSVARDLAATTVSNGLKYVFAEADLETSAFFSVKQRGGSIVITLNTNHPAYPCLVEVLEKETDDDQEETIETRVSNALNGLKLLLMAWARYEDEQPDGNRRVQAQETRSDWGRLARQFLERNP
- a CDS encoding phospholipase D family protein, with translation MVEIGNRLIERLSRAQNRVILAAPFIKANVLQQLFASIPTDVELICITRWKLEEIVAGVSDLDVWNLIKERPNSHLSLISNLHAKYYRIDDSCFVGSANLTKAALGWSSSPNLEFLVEISTQNNEAKAFEVCLLENCIRVDQNLYEEIAQKLENIKDWLPPFLFLDEEYLASHESYQNIHNLPILDKWIPSLRNPEDLYQVYAGQVDKLTTISREFALRDLEAFVIKKGLPRPIFEANIAIQLLEKPIIRSLDSYFEAPRRFGEVTNYLQSKLIEIEDIDRVWQTIMRWLRYFFPDRYGLSIPRHSEVFYRRSAIVDP